Sequence from the Paenibacillus tundrae genome:
TGAAAAGGAAGTCATTGTACTGGAACACTATTATATGCCTGGTGAACCTAAAGGCAAGCCGTATGCGATGAAATATGCACTAGATATGATCGACCTTGATGATTATGAAGGAATTTGCGTTTTCGATGCAGATAACTTGGTAACTCCGAACTATCTCAAAGAAATGAATAACCATCTCATCGCAGGCCATCGGATCATTCAATGTTATTTGGATACGAAGAATCCCAAGGATAATTTTATCACGATGTCTTATGCAACCAGCTATTATATGATGAACCGCTCGTGGCAATTAGCCAAATCTCGATTGGGGCTCGGAAATGCAATTGGTGGCACAGGATTCTGCGTGGAACGCCAATTGTTTAACGAGATTGGTTGGACTGCGCGCAGCTTAACCGAAGATTTAGAGTTCACCATGCAGGCATTGTTGAAAGGCGTTAAAACCCATTGGTCTCATTACGCCAAAGTGTATGACGAGAAACCAACGAATTTCTGGTTCAGCTGTGTTCAGCGTTTACGTTGGGCTAGGGGGCATTGGGACGTATGTTTCAAATATGCTTTTCCACTGATCTGGAGAGGCATCACGAAGCGTGATATGTCAGCGATTGATGGGGCGATGTATCTTCTTAACCCAGGGAAAGTAGTTGTCGCTACAGCAATGAGTATGATGTTTTATATATCACTGGTATTTGGAAACCAATTGTATGATCCATTTGTGCCGATGTGGTTATATGGAGCGATGATTCTATTTAATGTAGTGTATATTGGTATTGCGCTCCGAGATGCATCTCACAAGATCAATCTTTTCAAATCTTATGCAAGCCTGCTCTTCATTAGTTATTCCTACATTCCATTATTTATGTGGGCGTTGGTTACTTTTACGAAGCGTGTATGGATTAGAACAGAGCATACCAAGAGTACAAGTTTACAAGAGGTGGAGAAAGCTCAGGCCAGCGCCTAGTTAACGAAGAAGAGTCATCGGAATCTCAGGCTCCGAGGGACTCTTTTTTTGGTATACTATATGAGGTTGAATCGAATCAAATCGAATTGAAGGCACAGAGCAGTGACAGCTTAGTTGGAGGTTTCTTTGTATGAAAGTAAGTATTACGACATGGCATTCTCAGCAAAATCAAGAAACCTATATGCAGACCGTTCCGATCAAGCGAGGCTTATTATTCTATTTGGCACATACATACGAAACTTCCCATACATCAGGGCCATATGCTTTTGTCATGCAGATCAAACAGATGCAAAAGCTGCAAAGATTGTTAACCCCAAAAATGATCGATGGGAGGACGCTCTCTACTTCCATACGTATAAAGTGCAGTGATGGCGTTAAACGCAAATTAGCAATTCGGAAATTCGGACAAGATCACCTTGGAATTGGATTGCATATGGATGAGTATACATTTCTGACAAATGGAGAAGATCTAAATTCAATTCTTAGCGTCATTAGGGATCAATTGTCTCGGTTAAGTGTACGAGAAGATGAAGACTATAGCTGCCAAGAACGTGTTACGTTATACTCTGCGCAATCAACAACACAGTTTGAGTATGAAATGATAGACCGCCGCTTCCGTATCGTCATGATGCAGAAACAGTTGATAGAGGGTAAGGTGCGCGGGGGAGCCATATATGAATTTTACCTCGATATTCAAGTGTTACTTCAGTTGCAAGCTTGGATGAAGCACATGTCCTCTCATTCTCTCATAGAAGATACATTAACGATTACATTATCGGGTGCAATGGACATAGACCTCAAGGTGACGCGTTCTGAAAGGGGAGTTCAATTGGACATGATCAAAAAAGACGTTAAACAATGCAGGT
This genomic interval carries:
- a CDS encoding glycosyltransferase family 2 protein, whose protein sequence is MLSSILIALQVVILIWFGYWFIISLFGFGKAKPMEMRAPKSRFLLLVPAHNEEVVIGDLLDNLKMIDYPAELFDICLIADNCSDRTADIGREKEVIVLEHYYMPGEPKGKPYAMKYALDMIDLDDYEGICVFDADNLVTPNYLKEMNNHLIAGHRIIQCYLDTKNPKDNFITMSYATSYYMMNRSWQLAKSRLGLGNAIGGTGFCVERQLFNEIGWTARSLTEDLEFTMQALLKGVKTHWSHYAKVYDEKPTNFWFSCVQRLRWARGHWDVCFKYAFPLIWRGITKRDMSAIDGAMYLLNPGKVVVATAMSMMFYISLVFGNQLYDPFVPMWLYGAMILFNVVYIGIALRDASHKINLFKSYASLLFISYSYIPLFMWALVTFTKRVWIRTEHTKSTSLQEVEKAQASA